The following coding sequences are from one Canis lupus baileyi chromosome 19, mCanLup2.hap1, whole genome shotgun sequence window:
- the LOC140611445 gene encoding olfactory receptor-like protein OLF4, translated as MEPGNLTGDSEFLLLGFSEEVELQPLVFGLFLSMYLITVFGNLLLILAVSSDSHLHTPMYFFLTNLSFVDICFTSTTVPKMLWNIQTQSKVITYEGCISQIYFFILFAGLDVLLLTVMAYDRFEAICHPLHYMIIMNPQLCGQLVLMSWIISILHSLLESLMVLRLSFCTKLEIPHFFCELNQMIQLACSDTFLNNMVMYFAAVLLAGGPFVGILFSYSKIVSSIHRISSAQGKYKAFSTCASHLSVVSLFYCTILGVYLSSAATQSSHSSAVASVMYTVVTPLMNPFIYSLRNRDIKEALMRLFNKSISTPRS; from the exons ATGGAACCAGGGAACCTTACAGGAGATTCAGAGTTTCTTCTTTTGGGATTTTCAGAGGAAGTAGAACTACAGCCACTCGTATTTGGGCTTTTTCTCTCCATGTACCTGATCACTGTGTTTGGAAACCTGCTCCTCATCCTGGCTGTCAGCTCTGACTCCCACCTTCACactcccatgtacttcttcctcaccaACCTGTCCTTTGTGGACATCTGTTTCACCTCCACCACCGTCCCCAAGATGCTATGGAACATCCAGACTCAGAGCAAAGTCATCACTTATGAAGGCTGTATCAGCCAGATATACTTTTTTATACTCTTTGCAGGATTAGATGTCCTTCTACTGACTGTGATGGCCTATGACAGGTTTGAGGCCATCTGTCACCCTCTGCACTACATGATCATCATGAATCCACAGCTGTGTGGGCAATTGGTTCTGATGTCATGGATTATAAGCATCCTCCATTCCTTGTTAGAAAGCTTAATGGTCTTGCGGCTGTCCTTCTGTACAAAGTTGGAAATCCCTCATTTTTTCTGTGAACTCAATCAGATGATCCAACTTGCCTGTTCTGACACCTTTCTCAATAACATGGTGATGTATTTTGCAGCTGTCTTGTTGGCTGGTGGTCCCTTTGTTGGGATTCTTTTCTCTTACTCTAAGATAGTTTCCTCCATACATAGAATCTCATCAGCTCAGGGCAAGTACAAAGCGTTTTCCACCTGTGCATCTCACCTCTCAGTTGTCTCCTTATTTTATTGTACAATCCTAGGAGTGTACCTTAGCTCTGCTGCTACCCAGAGCTCCCACTCAAGTGCAGTGGCCTCAGTGATGTACACAGTGGTCACACCCCTGATGAACCCTTTCATCTACAGCCTGAGGAACAGAGACATAAAGGAGGCTTTGATGAG attatttaataaaagcatttcaACTCCAAGGTCATAA
- the LOC140611447 gene encoding olfactory receptor 7A17-like, which yields MGPGNDTQISRFLLLGLTNKPELQPLIFGLFLSIYLTTVFGNILIILTVSSDSHLHTPMYLFLSNLSFLDICVTSTIVPKMLVHIQTQNNIITYTGCISQIFLSTLFAGWDDFLLAVMAYDRYVAICHPLHYTVIMNPQLCGLLVLVSWIMSVLNSLLQSLMILRLSFCREVEIPHFFCELHQMIQLACSDTFLNDTVLYVSTVLLAGGPLAGILYSYSKIIFSIHRISSAQGKYKAFSTCASHLSVVSLFYCTVLGVYLSSAATQNYQTSAVASVMYTVVTPMLNPFIYSLRNRDIKRALMRFFRRTALKGTLSWYQRNALDCKAQSHLFCMGKCFCDLPLRTGHLDLHVHSWLRNVVRETPAM from the coding sequence ATGGGACCAGGAAATGATACACAAATTTCACgatttcttcttctgggattaaCAAACAAACCAGAACTACAGCCCCTCATATTTGGGCTTTTCCTCTCCATTTACCTGACTACTGTGTTTGGAAACATACTCATCATCTTAACTGTCAGCTCTGActcccacctccacacccccatgtaccTCTTCCTCTCCAACCTCTCCTTTCTAGACATCTGTGTCACCTCTACCATCGTCCCAAAGATGTTGGTGCATATACAGACACAGAACAATATTATAACTTATACAGGATGTATCAGCCAGATCTTTTTATCCACATTATTTGCAGGCTGGGATGACTTTCTCTTGGctgtgatggcctatgaccgctacgTGGCCATCTGTCACCCCCTGCACTACACGGTCATCATGAACCCCCAGCTCTGTGGACTGCTTGTTCTGGTGTCCTGGATCATGAGTGTCCTGAATTCCTTATTACAGAGCTTAATGATATTGAGGCTGTCCTTCTGTAGAGAAGTGGAAATACCCCACTTTTTCTGTGAACTTCATCAGATGATCCAACTTGCCTGTTCTGATACATTTCTTAATGACACGGTGCTATATGTTTCAACTGTGCTGTTGGCTGGTGGTCCCCTTGCTGGGATCCTTTATTCATATTCTAAGATTATTTTCTCCATACATAGAATTTCATCAGCTCAGGGCAAATATAAAGCATTTTCTACCTGTGCATCTCACCTCTCAGTTGTCTCCTTATTTTATTGCACGGTCCTGGGAGTGTATCTTAGCTCTGCTGCTACCCAGAACTACCAGACAAGTGCAGTGGCCTCGGTGATGTACACAGTGGTCACACCCATGCTGAACCCCTTCATCTACAGCCTGAGGAACAGAGATATAAAGAGGGCTCTGATGAGGTTTTTCAGAAGGACAGCTCTAAAAGGGACATTGTCCTGGTATCAAAGAAATGCCCTTGACTGCAAAGCTCAAAGCCATTTGTTCTGTATGGGTAAATGTTTTTGTGACTTGCCCCTCAGAACCGGCCACCTAGATCTGCATGTACACAGCTGGCTAAGGAATGTTGTTCGTGAGACTCCTGCTATGTGA